The Trueperaceae bacterium genome window below encodes:
- a CDS encoding DUF2905 domain-containing protein, with translation MARLLIIFGLLLLLAGVLLAFFPRALSWFGSLPGDIDIRRGNTRVFIPLGSMLVVSVGLTILLNLIAWLLRYFR, from the coding sequence ATGGCAAGACTTCTGATCATCTTCGGACTGCTCCTGCTACTGGCCGGCGTTCTCCTCGCCTTCTTCCCCCGAGCCCTCTCCTGGTTCGGTTCGCTGCCAGGGGATATAGACATCCGCCGCGGCAACACCCGGGTGTTCATCCCGCTCGGGTCGATGCTGGTGGTGAGCGTAGGCCTGACCATCCTGCTGAACCTGATCGCCTGGCTGCTCCGCTACTTCCGCTGA
- a CDS encoding DUF2087 domain-containing protein: MSDLLESTSALVKQGRALREAGRLEESCIVHATFPAQEKKYLVLVRYLLEQFEPGREYSEREVNEILGRFHEDTARVRRSFIDYGYMERDPAGARYRRT; the protein is encoded by the coding sequence GTGAGCGATCTCCTTGAATCGACCAGTGCCCTTGTCAAGCAGGGGAGGGCTTTGCGTGAGGCGGGACGGCTCGAGGAAAGCTGTATCGTCCATGCCACCTTCCCTGCTCAGGAGAAGAAGTACCTGGTGCTGGTGCGCTACCTGCTCGAGCAGTTCGAGCCGGGTCGCGAGTACTCTGAAAGAGAGGTCAATGAAATCCTCGGCCGCTTCCACGAGGACACGGCCAGAGTGCGCCGGAGCTTCATCGACTACGGCTACATGGAGCGGGATCCCGCCGGCGCCCGTTACCGGAGAACCTGA
- the aceE gene encoding pyruvate dehydrogenase (acetyl-transferring), homodimeric type produces the protein MADVLDELLNVDRSQLEPAERRELDRIETREWLESLDYVLASGGPERVLEILDRLEGHARRHGVELEFTQTTPYVNTIPGEEEPEYPGDLQLERRIRNLIRWNAMAMVVRANKLSDGIGGHISSYASAATLYEVGFNHFFRGPDAGVDADQIYFQGHSSPGIYARSYLERRFDVERLRNFRRELQDDPGLSSYPHPWLMPDYWSFPTVSMGLGPIMSIYQARFNRYLENRGLKPRGNGKVWAFLGDGETDEPETLGAIKVAKREKLDNLIWVVNCNLQRLDGPVYGNGQIMQELEGLFRGAGWHVIKVAWGRGWDALLEKDEEGVLIERFNQLVDGESQRYAAFGAEELREKFFNTPQLQKLIEGWSDEDIDQLNRGGHDPIKVFAAYKRAVEHSGSPVAILARTVKGYGLGESGEGKNVTHQQKKLTEDEMRAFRDRFDIPISDDEIGKFPFYRPPEDSPEFRYLIERREALGGFVPQRRVKAEPLDPPASELFEEFFEGTGERAVSTTMVFVSILRKLLRDETWGRLVVPIIPDEARTFGMEALFRQIGIYSSIGQLYEPVDKENLLYYKESKDGQILEEGITEAGSISSYIAAGTAYATHGVNTIPFFVYYSMFGFQRIGDLVWAAGDMRTRGFMLGATAGRTTLAGEGLQHQDGNSHVLAYPVPTLKAYDPAFAYELAIVIRDGMRRMYREQEDLQYYLTIGNENYPQPAAPEHLSREELERGVLKGLYLFRPSPHGKGKGKFKMRAQLFGSGSIMNEVLEAQELLAKYEVAADVWSATSYKELHLDALQTERWNRLHPQEEPRTSFVASTLADREGVFVAASDYLRLLPDALSGHLPRRMVALGTDGFGRSEAREELRDFFEVDARYIAIATLSALADEGELGRDTVVRAMKDLEIDGDKRNPFVS, from the coding sequence ATGGCAGACGTACTGGACGAACTACTGAACGTCGATCGTTCGCAACTGGAGCCGGCCGAGAGGCGGGAACTGGATCGGATCGAGACGCGCGAGTGGCTCGAGTCGCTCGATTACGTACTCGCCTCGGGCGGGCCCGAACGAGTCCTGGAGATCCTCGATAGGCTCGAGGGCCATGCCAGGCGACACGGCGTGGAGCTGGAGTTCACCCAGACCACCCCGTACGTGAACACCATCCCGGGCGAGGAAGAGCCCGAGTATCCCGGCGACCTTCAGCTCGAGCGGCGGATCCGCAACCTCATCCGCTGGAACGCGATGGCCATGGTGGTGCGAGCGAACAAGCTCTCGGACGGGATCGGCGGCCACATCTCCAGTTACGCCTCGGCTGCAACCCTCTACGAGGTGGGTTTCAACCACTTCTTCCGTGGTCCGGACGCAGGCGTCGACGCCGATCAGATCTACTTCCAGGGGCACTCCTCGCCCGGTATCTACGCTCGCTCCTACCTCGAGCGGCGTTTCGACGTGGAGCGCCTGCGGAACTTCCGGCGCGAACTCCAGGACGACCCGGGGCTCTCCTCCTACCCGCACCCGTGGCTCATGCCCGACTACTGGAGCTTTCCCACGGTATCGATGGGCCTCGGGCCGATCATGTCGATCTATCAGGCGCGCTTCAATCGCTATCTTGAGAACCGCGGCCTCAAGCCGCGTGGCAACGGCAAGGTGTGGGCGTTCCTGGGAGATGGTGAGACCGACGAACCGGAAACCCTGGGGGCTATCAAGGTCGCGAAACGGGAGAAACTGGACAACCTCATCTGGGTCGTCAACTGCAACCTGCAGCGCCTCGACGGGCCGGTGTACGGCAACGGACAGATCATGCAGGAGCTCGAGGGTCTCTTCCGGGGCGCCGGCTGGCACGTGATCAAGGTCGCCTGGGGCCGGGGCTGGGATGCTCTCCTCGAGAAGGACGAGGAAGGCGTGCTCATCGAGCGCTTCAATCAGCTCGTCGACGGCGAATCGCAGCGCTACGCCGCCTTCGGGGCCGAGGAGTTGCGCGAGAAGTTCTTCAACACCCCCCAGCTCCAGAAGCTCATAGAAGGCTGGAGCGATGAGGACATCGATCAGCTCAACCGGGGCGGTCACGACCCGATCAAGGTGTTCGCGGCGTACAAACGCGCCGTGGAACACAGCGGCTCGCCGGTCGCGATCCTCGCCCGCACCGTCAAGGGTTACGGACTAGGCGAATCGGGCGAAGGGAAGAACGTCACCCACCAGCAGAAGAAGCTCACCGAGGACGAGATGCGGGCCTTCCGCGACCGCTTCGACATACCCATCTCCGACGATGAGATAGGGAAGTTCCCCTTCTACCGCCCGCCGGAAGACAGTCCCGAGTTCCGCTATCTGATCGAGCGGCGCGAGGCGTTGGGCGGATTCGTGCCGCAACGGCGGGTGAAGGCGGAACCCCTCGATCCCCCGGCGAGCGAACTGTTCGAGGAGTTCTTCGAGGGCACCGGCGAGCGCGCCGTCTCGACCACGATGGTCTTCGTATCGATCCTCCGCAAGCTGCTTCGCGACGAGACCTGGGGCCGGCTGGTGGTGCCGATCATCCCCGACGAGGCCCGCACCTTCGGCATGGAGGCGCTTTTCCGGCAGATAGGCATCTACTCGAGCATCGGCCAGCTCTACGAGCCTGTCGACAAGGAGAACCTGCTCTACTACAAGGAGTCGAAGGACGGCCAGATCCTCGAGGAGGGGATCACCGAGGCCGGCTCGATCTCCTCCTACATCGCAGCGGGTACCGCCTACGCAACGCATGGCGTCAACACCATCCCCTTCTTCGTCTACTACTCGATGTTCGGTTTCCAGCGCATAGGCGACCTCGTATGGGCGGCGGGCGACATGCGCACCCGCGGCTTCATGCTCGGCGCTACTGCCGGACGTACCACCCTCGCTGGCGAGGGCCTGCAGCACCAGGACGGCAACTCGCATGTGCTGGCCTATCCGGTACCCACCCTCAAGGCCTACGACCCGGCGTTCGCCTACGAACTGGCGATCGTGATCCGGGACGGCATGAGGCGGATGTACCGGGAGCAGGAGGACCTGCAGTACTACCTCACCATCGGCAACGAGAACTACCCGCAGCCGGCCGCGCCGGAACACCTGAGTCGCGAGGAGCTCGAGCGGGGTGTACTGAAGGGGCTCTACCTCTTCCGGCCGTCACCTCATGGCAAGGGCAAGGGCAAGTTCAAGATGCGGGCGCAACTGTTCGGTTCCGGCTCGATCATGAACGAGGTACTCGAGGCACAGGAGCTGCTGGCCAAGTACGAGGTGGCCGCCGACGTCTGGAGCGCGACCTCATACAAGGAGTTGCACCTGGACGCCCTCCAGACGGAACGTTGGAACAGGCTGCATCCGCAGGAAGAGCCTCGCACCAGTTTCGTAGCGTCGACACTGGCGGACCGCGAAGGGGTGTTCGTCGCGGCGTCAGACTACCTGAGACTGCTGCCCGACGCGCTCTCCGGCCACCTGCCGCGGCGCATGGTCGCTCTCGGTACCGACGGTTTCGGACGAAGCGAGGCGCGTGAGGAGCTGCGCGACTTCTTCGAGGTCGACGCGAGGTACATCGCGATCGCGACGCTCTCGGCCCTCGCTGACGAGGGTGAACTCGGCCGTGATACCGTTGTCCGGGCGATGAAGGACCTGGAGATCGACGGGGACAAGCGGAACCCGTTCGTTTCCTGA
- a CDS encoding 2-oxo acid dehydrogenase subunit E2, with translation MAKEFKLPEVGEGIEAGTVVRVLVDVGDRIEVDQPVLELETDKAVVEVPSTVAGTVESIGVKENEEAKVGQVVLTVGEGSDAAEKPAAEAEPEAVEAKPDEGRGSPVPAERRREGEPRDGAETGPLQASQRRPTPPTPAREAGGDGGLVPAAPSVRRLAREKGIDIRQVPGSGLLGRISAQDVIRFVEGGAAASAGPARPAAAPLPDFSKWGEVERKPMSGVRKATVRSMTNAWATVPMVTHFDKADITEFERLRKRYGKRAEEVGAKLTPTAMILKIVAAALRRFPDFNASIDTDAQEIVYKKYVNVGVAVDTDSGLLVPVIRDADKKSMIQLAVELGELAEKARDRKLGLDEMQGGNFSVSNLGGIGGTGFTPIVNPPDVAILGVSRGDYQPVFDRDKGKFVPRLIMPVSLTYDHRLIDGAAAARFLRWICEAIEEPFLLTIEG, from the coding sequence GTGGCTAAAGAGTTCAAGCTCCCGGAGGTCGGTGAGGGCATCGAGGCCGGCACCGTCGTCCGTGTTCTGGTCGACGTGGGTGACCGGATCGAGGTCGACCAGCCCGTGCTCGAGCTGGAGACGGACAAGGCGGTGGTAGAGGTCCCCTCCACCGTGGCGGGCACCGTCGAGTCGATAGGGGTCAAGGAGAACGAAGAGGCCAAGGTCGGGCAGGTGGTTCTCACCGTTGGTGAGGGCAGCGACGCAGCGGAGAAGCCTGCGGCGGAGGCCGAACCGGAAGCCGTCGAAGCGAAGCCGGATGAAGGCCGAGGCTCACCGGTGCCGGCGGAACGGCGCCGCGAGGGCGAGCCGCGCGATGGGGCCGAGACCGGTCCGCTGCAGGCATCGCAGCGCCGGCCCACGCCACCGACACCGGCCAGAGAAGCCGGGGGCGATGGCGGCCTCGTCCCGGCTGCTCCGTCGGTGAGGCGGCTGGCCCGGGAGAAGGGGATCGACATCCGGCAGGTACCGGGCAGCGGACTGCTCGGCAGGATCTCGGCCCAGGACGTCATCCGCTTCGTCGAGGGAGGCGCAGCCGCCAGCGCCGGTCCGGCACGCCCGGCGGCGGCCCCTCTGCCCGACTTCTCGAAGTGGGGCGAGGTGGAGCGCAAGCCTATGAGCGGCGTCCGCAAGGCGACGGTCAGGTCGATGACCAATGCCTGGGCGACCGTGCCGATGGTCACCCACTTCGACAAGGCCGACATCACGGAGTTCGAGCGCCTGCGAAAGCGTTACGGCAAGCGTGCCGAGGAGGTGGGGGCCAAGCTCACGCCCACCGCCATGATCCTCAAGATCGTGGCCGCCGCCCTCAGGCGCTTCCCCGACTTCAACGCCTCCATCGACACCGACGCGCAGGAGATCGTCTACAAGAAGTACGTGAACGTAGGGGTAGCTGTAGACACCGACTCAGGGCTGCTGGTCCCGGTCATCCGGGACGCCGACAAGAAGAGCATGATCCAGCTCGCTGTCGAGCTGGGCGAGTTGGCAGAGAAGGCGCGCGACCGGAAGCTGGGACTGGATGAGATGCAGGGCGGCAACTTCAGCGTGAGCAACCTGGGAGGGATCGGCGGTACCGGCTTCACTCCCATCGTCAACCCGCCCGATGTTGCGATTCTGGGGGTGTCACGGGGCGATTACCAGCCGGTATTCGATCGCGACAAAGGCAAGTTCGTTCCTCGGCTGATCATGCCGGTGTCGCTCACTTACGATCACCGTCTCATCGATGGCGCTGCCGCCGCCAGGTTCCTCCGCTGGATCTGCGAGGCGATCGAGGAGCCGTTCCTTCTGACTATCGAGGGGTAG
- a CDS encoding TerC family protein — protein sequence MEVPLIFWIGFLVFVLAMLALDLGVFNRKEHVISVGEAARWVAFWVSLGLLFNAGLYFLAGPQVGIEFLTGYLIEYSLSVDNIFVFVLLFSAFSVPARYQHRVLFWGILGALLMRGAMIFLGVALIENFHWIIYFFGAFLVFAGLRLLFKGDDDELIDVQRNPILRLIRRFIPITERYHGSRFFIRNGGQLAATPLLLVLVLIEATDVVFAVDSIPAIFAITQEPFIVFTSNIFAILGLRSLYFLLAGIIDRFVYLEYGLAVILSYVGVKMLVSAFWHPPTWMSLAVIVAVLAVSIGASLMSKKRKHIPEGSAMKTEAHHE from the coding sequence GTGGAAGTCCCGCTAATCTTCTGGATCGGATTCCTGGTCTTCGTCCTGGCGATGCTGGCTCTGGACCTGGGCGTCTTCAACCGCAAGGAGCACGTCATCTCGGTAGGCGAGGCCGCCCGCTGGGTGGCGTTCTGGGTGAGCCTCGGTCTGCTCTTCAACGCCGGACTCTACTTCCTGGCCGGACCCCAGGTGGGGATCGAGTTCCTCACCGGCTACCTGATCGAATACTCGCTCTCTGTCGACAACATATTCGTCTTCGTGCTGCTCTTCTCCGCTTTCTCGGTGCCGGCACGCTATCAGCACCGCGTGCTCTTCTGGGGGATCCTCGGGGCGCTCCTCATGCGCGGGGCGATGATCTTCCTCGGTGTCGCCCTGATCGAGAACTTCCATTGGATCATCTACTTCTTCGGCGCCTTCCTGGTGTTCGCCGGTCTGCGCCTGCTCTTCAAGGGCGACGACGACGAGCTGATCGACGTACAACGGAATCCGATTCTCCGGCTCATACGCCGCTTCATACCGATTACCGAGCGGTACCACGGCTCCCGCTTCTTCATCCGGAACGGCGGTCAGCTTGCCGCTACGCCGTTGCTGCTGGTCCTCGTGCTCATCGAAGCGACCGACGTCGTATTCGCCGTAGACAGCATTCCCGCCATCTTCGCCATCACCCAGGAGCCGTTCATCGTCTTCACCAGTAACATCTTCGCGATCCTGGGCCTCAGGAGCCTCTACTTCCTGCTGGCTGGCATCATCGACAGGTTCGTCTACCTCGAGTATGGCCTCGCCGTGATCCTGAGCTACGTAGGCGTGAAGATGCTCGTGAGCGCCTTCTGGCACCCGCCTACCTGGATGAGCTTGGCGGTGATCGTGGCGGTACTGGCGGTCAGCATCGGGGCGTCGCTCATGAGCAAGAAGCGCAAGCACATCCCCGAAGGCAGCGCGATGAAGACCGAGGCTCATCACGAGTGA
- a CDS encoding glycogen debranching N-terminal domain-containing protein has product MDFSRNIVLKENYAFLVADQEGQVERGERGLYSRDTRFLDRYRWRVTPELQTLLIDSARPDRFRAHHALLDNHHQQLALRRTVRVSADRLLDTLVVEATGLEPRVVTLELEFDSDFADLFEVRGWGETDRRVKRKHEGSNARLDYRARDGREIATLLSLSEAPEWKDTGRARFVLELQPGETRTLEVEVEMQDGSVEVVPRIDYLEWRERFSALSIPTGRQRVVQRAIDDLRALLLFTEDGPFPAAGIPWFVAAFGRDALLTGAMLLPWASEVAEGTLRYLARHQGKRHDPFRAEAPGKIMHELRFGELARTGRVPHSPYYGTVDATPLFIVLLGRLHETAGRPELVRELRPNWEAALDWMEREGDIDGDGFLEFTPARPGEGLNVQSWKDSEDSMSHSDGTLAQGELAVSEVQGYAFEAYLAAASFYAELGEAEAASRYRERAGELRAAFDGAFWIEEMGTYALALDGEKRPLAVHNSDAGHLLWSGIVPRERAPRLVETLFSAKNWSGWGFRTLGSTERRYNPVSYHNGSVWPHDSALIAAGMANYGFTAEASRVRDALFDLAQTQPDLRLPELVGGYDRSPAHSPGSTSSPPIPYPVACRPQAWDAATTVYLLSLPDD; this is encoded by the coding sequence ATGGACTTCAGCAGGAACATCGTACTCAAGGAGAACTACGCCTTCCTGGTGGCGGACCAGGAAGGCCAGGTGGAACGAGGCGAGCGCGGCCTGTACAGCAGAGATACCCGCTTCCTCGACCGCTACCGTTGGCGAGTCACACCGGAGCTGCAGACGCTGCTCATCGACTCGGCGCGCCCCGACCGGTTCCGGGCGCACCATGCCCTCCTCGACAACCATCACCAACAGCTGGCTCTGCGACGTACGGTCAGGGTGAGCGCCGATCGACTGCTCGACACGCTGGTCGTCGAAGCAACCGGTCTCGAGCCCAGGGTCGTGACTCTCGAACTCGAGTTCGACAGCGACTTCGCCGACCTGTTCGAGGTTCGCGGCTGGGGGGAGACCGACCGGCGAGTGAAGCGCAAGCATGAAGGCAGCAACGCTCGACTCGACTACCGGGCGCGTGATGGCCGCGAGATCGCCACCCTGCTGTCGCTGTCGGAGGCCCCAGAGTGGAAGGACACGGGCAGGGCTCGATTCGTTCTCGAACTCCAGCCGGGCGAAACGCGAACGCTGGAAGTCGAGGTGGAGATGCAGGACGGCAGCGTCGAGGTCGTGCCCCGCATCGACTACCTGGAGTGGCGCGAGCGGTTCTCGGCCCTGTCGATCCCGACGGGCAGGCAGCGGGTGGTTCAGAGGGCGATCGACGACCTGCGCGCGCTGCTCCTCTTCACCGAGGACGGCCCCTTCCCTGCCGCCGGCATCCCCTGGTTCGTGGCCGCGTTCGGGCGCGACGCCCTGTTGACGGGCGCGATGCTGCTGCCGTGGGCTTCCGAAGTCGCCGAGGGAACACTCCGGTACCTCGCCCGTCACCAGGGGAAGCGGCACGATCCGTTCCGCGCCGAAGCCCCCGGGAAGATCATGCACGAGTTGCGCTTCGGCGAACTCGCCCGCACCGGCCGGGTGCCTCACTCCCCCTACTACGGCACGGTCGATGCGACTCCGCTCTTCATAGTCCTTCTGGGCAGACTCCATGAGACCGCAGGCAGGCCCGAACTGGTGCGGGAGCTCAGGCCCAACTGGGAGGCTGCCCTCGACTGGATGGAGCGCGAGGGCGACATCGACGGCGACGGTTTCCTCGAGTTCACGCCGGCACGGCCCGGGGAGGGGCTGAACGTTCAGTCGTGGAAAGACTCCGAGGACTCCATGAGTCACTCGGACGGCACACTCGCTCAGGGTGAACTGGCCGTCTCCGAGGTCCAGGGCTACGCCTTCGAGGCGTACCTGGCGGCCGCCAGCTTCTACGCAGAACTCGGCGAGGCGGAGGCAGCTTCACGCTATCGGGAGCGTGCCGGGGAGCTTCGGGCCGCCTTCGACGGAGCGTTCTGGATCGAAGAGATGGGCACCTACGCGCTGGCGCTGGATGGTGAGAAGAGACCCCTCGCGGTCCACAACTCCGATGCCGGTCACCTGTTGTGGAGCGGCATAGTGCCCCGGGAGCGGGCGCCCAGACTGGTCGAGACGCTCTTCTCGGCCAAGAACTGGAGCGGTTGGGGCTTCCGCACGCTCGGCAGCACCGAACGGCGTTACAACCCGGTCTCCTACCACAACGGCTCGGTGTGGCCTCACGACAGCGCCCTGATAGCGGCAGGAATGGCCAACTACGGCTTCACAGCCGAGGCTTCCCGGGTAAGAGATGCTCTCTTCGACCTGGCCCAGACCCAACCCGACCTGCGGCTGCCCGAGCTGGTCGGAGGCTACGACCGGAGCCCGGCTCACTCGCCCGGATCCACTTCCAGCCCGCCGATCCCCTACCCGGTCGCGTGCAGACCGCAGGCCTGGGACGCGGCTACGACCGTCTACCTGCTGTCGCTGCCGGACGATTGA
- a CDS encoding PHP domain-containing protein has product MGPRLVIAHSHYSLGFGTASVEELVRWAVESNVSALALTDIETLAGQIRFHDACCLAGVKPLTGVELRAGFSRRSVGPAAGRLLLLARDDEGYGNLCRITSRRRRRSETGDPLESLAGATGGLYLLSDDVGVIERLARLHGVDFDSVRMLDSTSSLAGTGVITAAIPEVTALKEQDVQLHRLLMAIRHRLTVGEVRQSRIDSAVDPGRPAASSTGSVRSEEIERMVETFTLDLRTPERIQPRLPELQPGAAAGELRNRCRNALDALAPTGGDAYAARLERELTTIENLGFADYFLAVAEIARGARELRVETAGRGSAAGSLVAFLLGVTTIDPVASGLLFERFLHEQRQAPPDIDLDVASIGRDELNRWVVGRFGRERVAGIAAYSTFRARSAIRAGSGALGISRSKVDWLVRQYASMRDRDLSEGDRLELALQQSGLPSVRQAAPLIRRLLGMPSHLSAHPGGIVIGDRHLDELVPLELAPGGKLVTQYDYGAVERAGFLKIDLLGNHFLSEMQESLEGLPGVPTIPKDDALTWETLDRADTIGCFQVESPAMRSVLRRLPMKRFSDLVAALAVVRPGAAAGASKERYIRRARGEERFRPLELLGEVVDDERYADLRERLLRTNGVLLYDEDIIRLLSAVGGMSLASADALRSALISAGEDPAALTRLGDEFVTRAVDSGARAGTAQNAWSAASRFASYSFAEAHAASYADLAWKAAWLRTHAPLQFGCALLNHHRALYPLRTIAAAIQRWGVEIVLPSVNSSALSAKLVGDGVLIGLSAIKGLNRRTAGDIIGGRPFRDLGKLIDVARPARSELRGLILSGACDELPPLSPDAYPHVHDVVLEGFEGEVPPRALSEVLSRVEARPREGADADEFRHYQQLVRVRNEIEILGMHVTEHPMRLLRAEAEELGCLPATALDTRIDRSVRFAGILAAARRVPTREGELRYLTWEDETGLVEGVLFPAANERLGRRLTTPGPYLMEGTVRAPDGDLQLVVTELRPFHER; this is encoded by the coding sequence ATGGGACCACGGCTCGTAATCGCCCACAGCCACTACTCGCTAGGATTCGGCACCGCCTCCGTCGAGGAGCTCGTCCGCTGGGCGGTGGAGTCTAACGTCTCGGCCCTCGCCCTGACCGACATCGAGACTCTTGCCGGGCAGATCAGGTTTCACGATGCCTGCTGCCTGGCAGGCGTCAAACCCCTCACCGGGGTCGAACTTCGTGCCGGCTTCTCGAGGCGCAGCGTTGGCCCGGCGGCGGGCCGGCTGCTCCTGCTGGCCCGCGACGACGAGGGTTACGGAAATCTGTGCCGGATAACGAGCCGCAGGCGCCGGCGCTCGGAGACGGGCGATCCGCTGGAGTCACTGGCGGGGGCGACCGGAGGGCTCTACTTGCTGAGCGACGACGTTGGGGTCATCGAGAGGCTAGCGCGCCTTCATGGGGTGGACTTCGACTCGGTCCGCATGCTCGACTCGACTTCGAGCCTCGCCGGAACAGGGGTGATAACAGCAGCCATCCCTGAAGTCACCGCGCTGAAGGAACAGGACGTTCAGCTGCACCGCTTGCTCATGGCGATACGTCATCGCCTGACGGTGGGCGAGGTGCGGCAGTCACGGATCGACAGCGCAGTGGATCCTGGACGACCGGCTGCATCGAGCACCGGCTCGGTGCGGTCGGAAGAGATAGAGCGGATGGTGGAAACGTTCACGCTCGACCTGAGGACCCCGGAAAGGATCCAACCCCGACTGCCGGAGCTTCAACCCGGCGCCGCTGCCGGCGAACTGAGGAATCGCTGCAGGAACGCCCTCGATGCCCTCGCTCCCACCGGTGGCGATGCCTACGCCGCCCGGCTCGAGCGAGAGTTGACAACGATCGAGAACCTGGGGTTCGCCGACTACTTCCTGGCTGTCGCCGAGATAGCGAGAGGCGCCCGCGAACTACGGGTGGAGACCGCCGGACGCGGTTCCGCAGCCGGATCGCTCGTCGCCTTCCTGCTGGGCGTCACCACCATCGACCCGGTAGCGTCCGGCCTCCTCTTCGAGCGATTCCTTCACGAGCAGCGGCAGGCACCGCCCGACATCGATCTCGACGTTGCCTCGATCGGCCGTGACGAGCTCAACCGTTGGGTAGTGGGCCGGTTCGGGAGGGAACGGGTCGCCGGGATCGCCGCCTACTCCACCTTCCGCGCCCGCAGCGCCATCAGAGCTGGCAGCGGGGCACTTGGTATCTCGCGCAGCAAGGTCGACTGGCTCGTGCGACAGTACGCCTCGATGAGGGACCGCGATCTGTCCGAGGGCGACCGGCTAGAACTGGCGTTACAGCAGAGCGGCCTCCCATCGGTTCGGCAAGCGGCACCGCTCATCCGCCGGCTCCTCGGCATGCCGTCGCACCTCTCAGCCCACCCTGGCGGCATCGTCATCGGCGACCGCCACCTCGACGAGCTGGTGCCACTGGAGCTCGCGCCCGGCGGAAAGCTGGTCACCCAGTACGACTACGGCGCGGTCGAGCGAGCCGGCTTCCTCAAGATCGACCTGCTTGGCAATCACTTCCTGAGCGAGATGCAGGAGTCGCTCGAAGGGCTGCCCGGAGTGCCGACGATCCCCAAGGATGACGCCCTCACCTGGGAAACTCTCGACCGGGCCGATACGATCGGCTGCTTCCAGGTGGAGAGTCCGGCGATGCGCTCGGTACTGAGACGCCTGCCGATGAAACGGTTCTCCGACCTGGTGGCTGCCCTGGCCGTGGTACGTCCGGGTGCCGCAGCCGGAGCCTCCAAGGAGCGTTACATCCGGCGAGCTCGCGGCGAGGAGCGGTTCCGGCCGCTCGAACTGCTGGGCGAAGTCGTCGATGACGAACGATATGCAGACTTGCGGGAGAGGCTCCTGCGAACGAACGGCGTACTGCTCTACGACGAGGACATCATCCGGCTGCTGTCGGCCGTGGGCGGCATGAGCCTCGCTTCGGCCGACGCCCTGAGGAGCGCGTTGATATCGGCAGGAGAGGATCCCGCGGCATTGACCCGGCTCGGTGACGAGTTCGTAACGAGGGCCGTGGACTCGGGAGCCCGCGCGGGAACGGCCCAGAACGCCTGGAGCGCCGCCTCCCGTTTCGCCTCCTACTCGTTCGCCGAAGCACACGCCGCCAGCTACGCCGACCTCGCCTGGAAGGCGGCCTGGCTGCGCACCCACGCACCGCTGCAGTTCGGCTGCGCGCTACTGAACCATCACCGCGCCCTCTACCCGCTTCGCACGATCGCCGCGGCGATCCAGCGTTGGGGCGTGGAAATCGTGTTGCCCTCCGTCAATTCGTCGGCGCTCTCGGCGAAGCTGGTCGGCGACGGGGTGCTGATCGGGCTGTCGGCGATCAAGGGCCTTAACCGCCGAACCGCCGGCGACATCATCGGGGGCCGGCCATTCCGCGACCTGGGGAAGTTGATCGACGTCGCCCGTCCCGCCAGGAGCGAACTAAGGGGGCTCATCCTGTCGGGCGCCTGCGACGAACTGCCGCCCCTCTCCCCCGATGCGTACCCGCATGTCCACGACGTCGTGCTCGAAGGGTTCGAGGGAGAGGTGCCTCCTAGAGCGCTCAGCGAGGTACTGAGCCGAGTCGAGGCCCGGCCCCGGGAGGGTGCCGACGCGGACGAGTTCCGGCACTACCAGCAGTTGGTGCGCGTACGCAACGAGATCGAGATCCTCGGCATGCACGTAACCGAGCACCCGATGCGGCTATTGAGGGCAGAAGCAGAGGAACTGGGTTGCTTGCCGGCGACCGCCCTCGACACCCGCATCGACCGCTCCGTACGCTTCGCCGGGATCCTGGCCGCTGCTCGCCGCGTTCCCACGCGCGAGGGGGAGCTGCGCTACCTCACCTGGGAGGATGAGACCGGGCTCGTCGAGGGCGTGCTGTTCCCGGCTGCGAACGAGCGCCTTGGCCGCAGGCTCACGACGCCCGGGCCTTACCTGATGGAAGGAACCGTGCGAGCGCCCGACGGCGACCTGCAGCTCGTGGTCACGGAGCTGAGGCCGTTTCACGAGCGGTAG